The following is a genomic window from Planctomycetota bacterium.
GCGAGCGAGGTCGGCAGCGCGGTCCTGACGGCCGTCGCCACCACCGTCGTCTCCTTCCTTCCCGTCTTCGTCATGACGGGGGCGGAGGGCAAGTTGTTCAAGCCCCTGGCGTTCACGAAGACGTTCGCCCTCGTTGCCTCGATCATCATTGCGCTGACGGTCCTTCCGCCGCTGGCGCACACGCTGTTTGGGCTGCGGATTTCGAGGAAGCGGCTGCAGCGCGGCATCGGGGGGGCACTCGTGGTGGCGGCGATCTTGGCGGGCGTGCTCGTCCGGTGGTGGGTGGGAGTCGTCGTCGCCCTGCCGGGGTTCTACCTCCTCGCCAAAGAGTGGGTCCCGCCGCGCGTGGCCCGCTGGGGTCCGTGGGCGGCCAACATGGTCATCGCCGCCCTGGTTGTCTTCCTCTTGAGCGTGTACTGGGAGCCTCTGGGACCGGAGCAGGGCTTCACGCGCAACTTTCTCTTCGTCATCGGCCTGCTCGGGGTGGTGCTCGGACCCTTCCTCCTCTTTCAAAGGGCCTACCCGTGGATCCTGCGGTGGTGCCTGGCGCACAAGGTCCCGTTCCTGGCGGGCATTGGGACGATCCTGGTGCTCGGCGTGCTGGGGTGGCGCGGGTTCGACCGGACGTTCGATTTCGCGCCGAAGGCGGCCGGCCGCGCCGGCCTCGATGCCGAGACGGTGCGCTCGACGGCCTTCTGGGTCGGCGCCAGCGACGCCTTTCCCGGCCTGGGCAAGGAGTTCATGCCGCCCCTGGACGAGGGCTCCTTCCTCTTCATGCCGACGACGATGGCCCACGCCTCGATCGGCGAGGCGGCCGACATCCTGGCCAAGCAGAACACGGCCCTGGCCGCCATTCCGGAAGTGGACCTCGCGGTCGGCAAGATCGGGCGCGTGGAGTCCGCGCTCGACCCGGCCCCGATCTCGATGATCGAGACCGTCATCAACTACAAATCGGAATACATCGCTGATAAGGACGGACGGCGCGTCAACTTCCGGTACGACGACGCCAAGGGCGACTTCGTCCGCGACGCCGCCGGCGAACTCATTCCCGACCCCGACGGCCGGCCCTTCCGCCAGTGGCGGCCCGAAATCCGAAGTCCCGACGACATCTGGGACCAAATCCTCCGCGCGGCGCGCCTCCCCGGCACGACCTCCGCGCCCAAACTCCAGCCCATCGCCGCACGCATCGTCATGCTCCAGAGCGGCATGCGGGCGCCGATGGGCGTCAAGGTCAAAGGGCCGGACCTGGAGGCTATCGAGCGGGTCGGCCTGGCGATCGAGCGGTTCCTCAAGGAGGTCCCCAGCGTCGAGCCGGCCACCGTCATCGCCGACCGCATCGTCGGCAAGCCCTACCTGGAGATCGTGCCCGACCGCACGGCGCTGGCGCGGTACGGCGTGCCGATGCGCGCCTTTCAGGACGTCGTCGAGGTGGCGATCGGCGGCGAGCGCCTGACCACCACCGTCGAGGGTCGCGAGCGCTTCGGCGTCCGCGTCCGGTACCTCCGGGAACTCAGGGACGAAATCGAGAAGATCGGCCGCATCCTCGTCCCCGCGGCCGACGGCAGCCAGATCCCCCTGGCGCAGGTGGCCGCCATCCGCTACATCCGCGGGCCCCAGGAGATCAAGAGCGAGGACACCTTCCTCACCAGTTACGTCCTCTTCGACAAGAGGCCCCAGTACGCCGAGGTGGACGTCGTCGAGGCGTGCCAGGCGTACCTGAAGGCGAAGGTCGCGAGCGGCGAACTGGTCCTGCCGCACGGAACGAGTTACAGTTTCGCCGGCACGTATGAGAATCAGGTCCGCAGCCAGAAGACGCTCGCCCTGGTCCTCCCGCTGGCCCTCTTTGCCATCTTCCTCCTCCTGTACTTCCAGTTCCGCGACGTGCCGGTGACGTTCCTGGTGTTCACGGGAATCTTCGTCGCCTGGGCGGGCGGCTTCATGCTCCTCTGGCTCTACGGCCGGCCGTGGTTCCTCGACTTCGCGGTCTTCGGCGTCTCGATGCGCGGCCTTTTCCAGGTGCACACCGTCAACCTCAGCGTCGCCGTCTGGGTGGGATTCCTGGCGCTCTTCGGCATCGCGACGGACGACGGCGTGGTGATGAGCACGTACCTGGGCCAGTCGTTCCGCC
Proteins encoded in this region:
- a CDS encoding efflux RND transporter permease subunit; its protein translation is MSSASPEPPAPRSRPGRDSGQAELTPEQRSLIGRLIGFCLRNKLVVILLVLFVVGAGVLVAPFDWEIAGLLRFPVATDAIPDIGENQQIVFTDWMGRSPQDVEDQVTYPLTAALLGLPRVKTIRSYSMFGFSTIYIIFKDDVEFYWSRSRVLEKLNSLPAGILPTGVQPALGPDATALGQIFWYTLEGRDPEGRPAGGWDLEELRTIQDWQVRYAVQSADGVAEVASVGGFVREYQVDVDPDAMRAYGVTLDDVFGAVQASNIDVGAQTLELNRVEYFIRGIGFLKRVEDIEQSVVRVGENVPVLIKHVAHVTAGPAVRRGALDKGGAEAVGGVVVARYGSNPLAVIKNVKARIAEIAPGLPAKVAVDWMRATPDDLRRFADEHGFAAYAGAELNHPAWVEALRKMPTDHRPPWATVSQATVVPFYDRTGLIYETLGTLNDALAGEILITFIVVIVMIVHFRSSLLIGSMMPLAVLFCFIFMKVFGVDANIVALSGIAIAIGTIVDMGIIICENMLRHLEEAPPEADRLQVVHRAASEVGSAVLTAVATTVVSFLPVFVMTGAEGKLFKPLAFTKTFALVASIIIALTVLPPLAHTLFGLRISRKRLQRGIGGALVVAAILAGVLVRWWVGVVVALPGFYLLAKEWVPPRVARWGPWAANMVIAALVVFLLSVYWEPLGPEQGFTRNFLFVIGLLGVVLGPFLLFQRAYPWILRWCLAHKVPFLAGIGTILVLGVLGWRGFDRTFDFAPKAAGRAGLDAETVRSTAFWVGASDAFPGLGKEFMPPLDEGSFLFMPTTMAHASIGEAADILAKQNTALAAIPEVDLAVGKIGRVESALDPAPISMIETVINYKSEYIADKDGRRVNFRYDDAKGDFVRDAAGELIPDPDGRPFRQWRPEIRSPDDIWDQILRAARLPGTTSAPKLQPIAARIVMLQSGMRAPMGVKVKGPDLEAIERVGLAIERFLKEVPSVEPATVIADRIVGKPYLEIVPDRTALARYGVPMRAFQDVVEVAIGGERLTTTVEGRERFGVRVRYLRELRDEIEKIGRILVPAADGSQIPLAQVAAIRYIRGPQEIKSEDTFLTSYVLFDKRPQYAEVDVVEACQAYLKAKVASGELVLPHGTSYSFAGTYENQVRSQKTLALVLPLALFAIFLLLYFQFRDVPVTFLVFTGIFVAWAGGFMLLWLYGRPWFLDFAVFGVSMRGLFQVHTVNLSVAVWVGFLALFGIATDDGVVMSTYLGQSFRRREPQTVPEIRAAVLAGGTRRVRACLMTTATTVLALLPVLTSTGRGADVLVPMAIPSFGGMVIEVLTMLVVPVLYATVKEFRLHTRIKESWVGAFLFLTALLGFFALAVYCAAHDLVARTKSRSA